A region from the Algoriphagus machipongonensis genome encodes:
- a CDS encoding ATP-binding protein — MLILLFCVPNLLEAQQILNVDSLKSILPNKEGKERIFTLNLLATNLRESEQQQALDFAKEAEALAISLNDTAGESLAKENIGWVYYRKGRYEEAFQYSKEAYDLAVEVNDMNVAARLMNSMGALFYEQRNYDQAIEQFQTAYEISKENDDLFTEIRSLNNIAFIYSQKQVYDSALYYAKLSKKQNEDAGSPYLSSFSNRVIGDVFFARGNYDSAQMVFEESLETAQKQNALTTEASITHRLGGTYLKLNKLKEAKEILTKGIQISKENGFLDELAQNHKYLSDYYVQIGDIKNAFDQQSIYLVLNDSLVNSGNRDRLALMQGMFQESLDQTELKLLKEQNESQAQRLALTRRNNWIIAIAIISIVSLAIWLLILNRNIKKYNKFLVEQKEKIKDQNKDLETKSFELASINETKNKLFSILGHDLKGPVAQVKSVLDLIAQGALSKEEFEELLDSLKTDIDTVHFTLNNTLKWSMSQMEGFKIKKSPFNFREVVDANLVLIEPSLKEKKIQVDNRMDDSVPVFADSDLMDVVVRNILNNAVKFSKKNESIEITNSCEKDMIKWCVQDHGLGMTDAQIETVLSKDYTITQSQKGTNQEKGSGLGLQLCKEFIRMNGGDITIQSEKKKGTKVCVTIPIKGSQGQSQVIHRKEVFQS, encoded by the coding sequence TTGCTCATATTACTATTCTGTGTTCCGAATCTTTTGGAAGCACAGCAAATCCTCAATGTAGATAGTTTAAAATCTATTTTGCCGAATAAAGAGGGGAAAGAAAGAATTTTTACGCTCAACTTACTTGCAACTAATTTAAGGGAATCAGAACAGCAACAAGCTTTGGATTTTGCAAAAGAAGCAGAGGCACTTGCAATTTCATTGAATGATACAGCAGGGGAAAGTCTTGCTAAAGAAAATATTGGTTGGGTTTATTACAGAAAAGGCCGGTATGAAGAGGCTTTCCAATACTCAAAAGAGGCATATGATTTGGCGGTTGAAGTGAATGATATGAATGTCGCTGCGAGACTCATGAATAGTATGGGAGCACTTTTCTACGAGCAAAGAAATTATGACCAGGCGATAGAGCAATTCCAAACAGCATATGAAATCAGCAAAGAGAATGATGATCTTTTTACTGAAATAAGGAGTCTTAATAACATCGCATTCATTTACAGCCAGAAGCAAGTATATGATTCGGCTTTGTATTATGCCAAGCTTTCAAAAAAGCAAAATGAAGATGCAGGTTCACCTTATCTATCCTCTTTTTCGAATAGAGTGATTGGAGATGTGTTTTTTGCGAGGGGAAATTACGATAGTGCACAGATGGTTTTTGAAGAATCCTTAGAGACTGCACAAAAACAAAATGCCTTGACCACTGAGGCAAGTATCACCCATAGATTAGGGGGTACCTATCTAAAACTAAACAAATTAAAAGAAGCAAAAGAAATCTTGACGAAAGGGATACAAATCTCTAAAGAAAATGGGTTTCTCGATGAACTTGCTCAAAACCATAAATACCTTTCCGATTACTATGTTCAGATAGGGGATATTAAGAATGCCTTTGATCAACAAAGCATCTACTTAGTATTAAATGATTCATTGGTTAATTCTGGCAATAGAGATAGGCTGGCTTTAATGCAGGGGATGTTTCAAGAAAGTCTAGATCAAACAGAATTGAAACTTCTGAAAGAGCAGAATGAGAGTCAGGCTCAACGTCTTGCCCTAACTCGGCGAAATAATTGGATTATTGCTATCGCTATAATCTCGATAGTAAGTCTAGCGATCTGGTTGCTGATATTAAACCGTAATATTAAAAAGTACAACAAGTTCTTGGTTGAGCAAAAGGAGAAAATCAAGGATCAAAATAAAGATCTGGAGACAAAATCATTTGAATTAGCCAGTATCAATGAAACTAAAAATAAATTGTTTTCAATATTAGGGCATGACTTAAAAGGTCCTGTTGCCCAGGTGAAATCAGTCCTTGATTTAATTGCTCAGGGAGCTTTAAGTAAAGAGGAATTTGAAGAACTACTGGATTCCCTAAAAACCGATATAGATACAGTTCATTTTACATTAAATAACACGTTGAAGTGGTCTATGTCTCAAATGGAAGGCTTTAAAATCAAGAAATCCCCTTTTAATTTTAGAGAAGTAGTAGATGCTAATTTGGTTTTGATAGAACCAAGTTTGAAAGAGAAAAAGATTCAGGTTGATAATAGGATGGATGACAGCGTTCCCGTTTTTGCAGATAGTGATTTGATGGATGTTGTGGTTAGAAACATCTTAAATAATGCGGTGAAATTTTCTAAAAAAAATGAGTCAATTGAAATTACTAATTCTTGTGAAAAGGACATGATCAAGTGGTGTGTTCAGGATCATGGTTTAGGAATGACGGATGCTCAAATAGAAACAGTATTGTCAAAAGACTACACCATAACCCAGTCACAAAAGGGAACCAATCAGGAAAAAGGTTCTGGATTAGGCTTGCAGCTTTGTAAAGAATTTATTCGGATGAACGGTGGTGATATTACGATTCAAAGTGAAAAGAAAAAAGGCACCAAAGTATGTGTGACTATTCCTATTAAAGGATCACAGGGTCAAAGTCAGGTGATCCATCGTAAGGAAGTCTTCCAATCTTAA
- the surE gene encoding 5'/3'-nucleotidase SurE, producing MSKPLILVSNDDGITSKGIRVLVSIMKKLGEVVVVAPDSPQSGMGHAITIGETLRLSEEEIFEEVDAYKSSGTPADCVKLAKHYLLKDRVPDLVVSGINHGSNTSISVLYSGTMSAAIEGAMEGLPSIGFSLCDFSSKADFSHVEYWVENIAKQVLENGIPKGIALNVNFPPKRNEPIKGIKVCRQADAKWQEEFAERYDPNGRKYFWLAGNFVNFDKGEDNDEWAIANNYVSIVPCQYDLTAHHAISQINKDWDWTDLRED from the coding sequence ATGTCAAAACCACTCATTCTCGTTTCAAATGATGACGGGATTACTTCCAAAGGAATAAGAGTTTTAGTATCGATCATGAAAAAGCTGGGGGAGGTTGTGGTGGTAGCACCAGATAGCCCTCAATCTGGAATGGGACATGCAATTACTATTGGGGAGACCCTAAGACTTTCAGAGGAGGAGATTTTTGAAGAGGTCGATGCATATAAATCTAGCGGAACTCCGGCTGACTGTGTTAAATTAGCAAAGCATTATTTATTGAAAGATAGAGTCCCTGACTTAGTGGTAAGTGGTATAAACCACGGATCCAATACTTCAATTTCTGTCTTATATTCTGGTACCATGTCAGCTGCCATTGAAGGAGCAATGGAAGGCCTACCTTCAATAGGGTTTTCTCTGTGTGATTTCTCTTCTAAAGCAGATTTTTCACACGTGGAATATTGGGTAGAAAACATTGCAAAGCAGGTTTTGGAAAACGGAATTCCCAAAGGGATAGCTTTAAATGTTAATTTTCCTCCAAAAAGAAATGAGCCTATCAAGGGTATAAAAGTTTGCCGTCAAGCTGATGCCAAATGGCAGGAAGAATTTGCAGAGCGGTATGATCCAAATGGCCGAAAATACTTTTGGTTGGCAGGTAATTTTGTGAATTTTGACAAGGGAGAGGATAATGACGAATGGGCAATAGCTAATAATTACGTATCTATTGTGCCGTGTCAGTATGACTTAACTGCACATCATGCCATCAGTCAAATAAATAAAGACTGGGATTGGACTGATCTACGAGAAGATTAG
- a CDS encoding bifunctional 3,4-dihydroxy-2-butanone-4-phosphate synthase/GTP cyclohydrolase II, whose product MEKYQLDPIEDAIEAIKNGEVIIVVDDEDRENEGDFVCAAEKITPEIVNFMATHGRGLICAPLVEDRCEKLGLDMMVGQNTAAFETPFTVSVDLIGHGCTTGISASDRAKTIKALVDDSIDPSELGKPGHIFPLKAKRGGVLRRAGHTEAAIDFARLAGFSPAGVLVEIMNEDGTMARLVDLVEVAKKFNLKLVSIKDLIAYRLKEESLIKREIGVDMPTEFGDFDLIAFRQTNTDEIHLALMKGTWEPDEPILVRVHSSCVTGDIFGSCRCDCGPQLHAAMNMVEKEGKGLVLYMNQEGRGIGLINKLKAYKLQEQGMDTVQANLALGLPMDSRDYGVGAQILRDLGVGKIRLISNNPQKRVGLIGYGLEIIEQVPIEILPNPHNEKYLQTKRDKMGHNILK is encoded by the coding sequence GTGGAAAAATACCAATTAGACCCCATCGAAGATGCTATTGAGGCAATCAAAAATGGGGAAGTTATTATTGTTGTAGATGATGAAGATCGCGAGAATGAAGGTGACTTCGTTTGTGCAGCAGAGAAGATAACTCCAGAAATCGTCAATTTTATGGCCACTCATGGAAGAGGACTGATATGTGCTCCATTGGTGGAAGATCGATGTGAGAAATTAGGTTTAGATATGATGGTAGGCCAAAATACGGCCGCTTTTGAAACCCCATTTACGGTTTCCGTTGATTTGATAGGTCATGGTTGCACTACTGGAATCTCCGCTTCAGATCGAGCTAAGACAATCAAAGCTTTGGTGGATGATTCTATCGACCCAAGCGAATTGGGTAAGCCAGGACATATATTTCCTTTGAAAGCAAAAAGAGGAGGGGTTCTTCGAAGAGCTGGACACACCGAAGCAGCTATAGATTTTGCACGCTTGGCAGGTTTTTCACCTGCTGGAGTTTTAGTGGAAATCATGAATGAAGATGGAACCATGGCCAGATTAGTTGATTTGGTTGAGGTGGCTAAAAAATTCAACTTGAAACTTGTTTCGATTAAAGACCTGATTGCGTATAGGCTGAAGGAAGAATCATTAATCAAGCGGGAGATCGGAGTGGATATGCCTACTGAATTTGGAGACTTTGACTTGATTGCCTTCAGACAAACTAATACGGATGAAATCCATTTAGCTTTAATGAAAGGTACTTGGGAACCGGATGAGCCTATTTTGGTAAGAGTACATTCATCCTGCGTCACTGGAGATATTTTTGGTTCTTGCAGATGTGACTGTGGACCTCAACTTCATGCTGCCATGAATATGGTTGAGAAAGAAGGAAAAGGCCTTGTTTTATACATGAACCAAGAAGGTAGAGGAATAGGACTAATCAACAAATTAAAAGCCTATAAACTGCAGGAACAGGGTATGGATACCGTACAAGCGAATTTAGCTTTAGGGCTTCCAATGGATAGCAGAGATTATGGTGTAGGTGCACAAATCTTAAGAGATTTGGGTGTAGGTAAAATTCGATTGATATCTAATAATCCTCAGAAAAGAGTTGGATTGATTGGATACGGCTTAGAAATTATTGAGCAAGTTCCGATTGAAATCTTACCAAACCCTCATAATGAAAAGTACCTTCAGACCAAAAGAGATAAAATGGGACATAATATTTTGAAGTAA
- the dnaG gene encoding DNA primase — protein sequence MGISKLTTEKVKERVDIEEVVGDYVPLKKKGQNLWACCPFHNEKSPSFSVSPAKQIYKCFGCGKAGDPIQFVMDVEGVGFTEAIRHLAGKYGIEVEEDEERTPEQDQAYSERESLYIALGFARDFFVKNLLSPEGKSIGLSYFKERGFSNSIIEKFDLGYALDGWDHLLKAAKSSGFQEEILLKAGLILQKEGDPSRVYDRFRGRVTFAIHNIGGKPIGFGARILTKDKNQPKYINSPETAVYHKSDVLYGMYQAKKAIRAKDNCYLVEGYTDVISMHLSGIENVVASSGTSLTEGQIKLIKRFTDQVTVLYDGDPAGIKASLRGIDLLLEGGLNVKAVVFPEGEDPDSYSRKVGSQAFQDYLVENSRDFIGFKIGLYQDEFAKNPIRKAEVIREVIQSIGKIPDPIVRSVYAQEASSLLEVEEDVIHTELNKSLIKTQRDQFQKREEAPPHDLGFEEYLPTEEKSTASDSLKIQEKEMIRLLLNYGWEKIDHDELHLCDYLLAETADLKFETPVYEKILITYRQILNMGEAPTIDFFIRHQDSEMKSVVIDLITPRHEVSTHWSERHQIFINKENDNLSLTGFKSILRLKRRVVQKMMEEAKMKIKTAESEKDETADIEELQKIYFELKKVQLEIDKELGIVIG from the coding sequence ATGGGAATCAGTAAACTCACCACAGAGAAAGTAAAAGAAAGAGTTGACATCGAAGAGGTGGTGGGAGATTATGTGCCTTTAAAAAAGAAGGGGCAAAACCTTTGGGCTTGCTGTCCTTTCCATAATGAAAAAAGCCCTTCCTTCTCAGTTTCTCCGGCAAAACAAATCTACAAGTGTTTTGGGTGTGGTAAAGCTGGGGACCCTATCCAGTTTGTGATGGATGTAGAGGGAGTTGGTTTTACTGAAGCGATTCGCCATTTGGCTGGCAAATACGGTATTGAGGTAGAGGAGGATGAAGAAAGAACGCCCGAGCAAGATCAAGCTTACAGTGAAAGGGAAAGCCTTTATATAGCTTTGGGTTTTGCCCGTGATTTTTTTGTGAAAAATTTACTGAGCCCAGAAGGAAAATCAATAGGCCTAAGCTATTTCAAGGAAAGAGGGTTTTCAAATTCAATCATAGAAAAATTTGATTTGGGTTATGCCTTGGATGGCTGGGATCACTTATTGAAAGCCGCTAAATCTTCAGGTTTTCAAGAGGAAATTCTTTTAAAAGCGGGATTGATTTTGCAAAAGGAAGGCGATCCCTCCAGAGTGTATGACCGATTTAGGGGAAGAGTCACCTTTGCGATTCATAATATAGGTGGTAAACCTATTGGATTTGGTGCTAGAATACTCACCAAAGATAAAAATCAACCAAAATACATCAACTCACCTGAGACTGCTGTCTATCATAAAAGTGATGTGCTGTATGGGATGTATCAGGCGAAGAAGGCCATCAGGGCAAAGGACAATTGTTATTTGGTAGAAGGCTATACGGATGTGATTTCCATGCATCTCTCGGGAATTGAAAATGTAGTAGCATCATCGGGTACATCCCTTACCGAAGGCCAAATAAAATTAATCAAACGATTTACTGATCAGGTTACGGTTCTTTATGATGGGGATCCTGCAGGAATAAAAGCCTCCCTTCGTGGGATAGACTTACTTCTGGAAGGTGGATTAAATGTGAAAGCCGTAGTTTTCCCTGAAGGTGAGGACCCGGATAGTTATTCCCGAAAAGTGGGGAGCCAGGCTTTTCAAGACTATTTAGTAGAAAATTCACGTGATTTTATAGGCTTTAAAATTGGGCTTTACCAAGACGAATTTGCGAAAAACCCCATCAGGAAAGCGGAGGTAATCCGTGAGGTGATCCAGAGCATTGGAAAAATTCCTGATCCGATTGTTCGTTCTGTTTACGCTCAGGAAGCTTCCTCTTTATTGGAAGTTGAGGAGGATGTGATCCATACGGAGCTCAATAAATCCCTGATAAAAACCCAAAGGGATCAATTTCAAAAAAGGGAAGAGGCGCCTCCTCATGATTTAGGTTTTGAAGAATATTTACCAACGGAGGAAAAAAGCACAGCTTCAGATTCTCTTAAAATTCAGGAAAAGGAAATGATTCGATTACTTTTAAACTACGGTTGGGAGAAAATTGATCATGATGAATTACATCTCTGTGATTATTTATTGGCAGAAACAGCTGATTTAAAATTTGAGACTCCGGTTTATGAAAAAATCCTGATTACATACCGTCAAATTTTGAACATGGGAGAAGCTCCTACGATTGACTTTTTTATCCGCCATCAAGATTCAGAGATGAAATCGGTTGTTATCGACTTAATTACGCCTCGACATGAGGTTTCAACACATTGGAGTGAAAGGCATCAGATTTTTATCAATAAGGAAAATGACAATTTATCCTTGACAGGGTTTAAGTCGATTTTAAGATTGAAGCGACGGGTGGTGCAAAAAATGATGGAAGAGGCAAAAATGAAAATTAAAACAGCTGAATCCGAAAAAGATGAAACGGCTGATATAGAGGAACTTCAAAAGATTTACTTTGAACTGAAAAAAGTACAGTTAGAAATAGACAAGGAATTAGGGATAGTAATTGGCTAA
- a CDS encoding Mrp/NBP35 family ATP-binding protein, producing MELTAEAIRKTLSRVQDPDLKKDLVTLGMIQKIKIEGKSVSFDVVLTTPACPLKEVIKNNCLEALEEDFGKEPKWEIHMTSQVTTVREAAPVLPHVKNIIAVASGKGGVGKSTTSVNLAVALAESGAKVGLIDADISGPSIPTMFNVEGEQPTVKKVGEKNIIVPITQYGVKLMSIGFLTPAESAVVWRGPMASSALRQFISDVEWGELDYLILDLPPGTSDIHLTMVQTIPVTGAVIVTTPQKVALADASKGLSMFRQPQINVPVLGVVENMAYFTPEELPENKYYLFGKEGGKRLAEKFEVPLLGEIPIVQSIRESGDTGYPAVMKNGQTKEAYKNLAEAVARQVAIRNASDAKTEVVEIKA from the coding sequence ATGGAATTAACTGCGGAAGCGATCCGAAAAACACTTTCTAGAGTCCAAGATCCCGATTTAAAAAAGGATCTCGTGACTTTAGGAATGATACAAAAAATAAAAATAGAAGGTAAATCAGTCAGTTTTGACGTGGTTCTTACGACTCCGGCTTGCCCTCTGAAAGAAGTAATAAAAAATAATTGCCTTGAGGCTTTAGAAGAAGATTTTGGAAAAGAACCCAAATGGGAAATCCATATGACTTCTCAAGTAACCACTGTACGCGAGGCAGCTCCAGTTCTCCCTCATGTAAAAAACATCATAGCTGTTGCATCAGGTAAAGGTGGAGTTGGTAAATCTACCACCTCTGTAAACCTTGCTGTTGCTTTGGCGGAATCTGGTGCTAAGGTGGGTTTAATTGACGCGGATATTTCAGGCCCTTCCATTCCGACCATGTTTAATGTCGAGGGAGAGCAGCCTACAGTCAAAAAGGTAGGTGAAAAAAATATCATTGTTCCTATTACTCAATATGGGGTTAAACTGATGTCCATTGGTTTTCTAACTCCAGCAGAAAGTGCTGTCGTGTGGAGAGGTCCTATGGCTAGCTCGGCTTTGAGACAGTTTATTTCAGATGTAGAATGGGGTGAATTGGATTATCTTATTTTGGATCTTCCTCCTGGAACATCTGATATTCACCTTACCATGGTTCAAACGATCCCGGTAACAGGCGCGGTTATTGTGACAACACCACAAAAAGTTGCTTTGGCAGATGCCAGCAAAGGATTATCCATGTTTAGACAGCCACAAATTAACGTTCCAGTACTAGGTGTTGTTGAAAATATGGCTTATTTTACGCCAGAAGAATTGCCAGAAAACAAATATTATTTATTTGGCAAAGAAGGAGGTAAAAGATTAGCGGAGAAATTTGAAGTACCGCTTCTTGGAGAAATCCCAATCGTGCAAAGTATTCGCGAAAGTGGTGATACCGGCTATCCAGCAGTAATGAAAAATGGCCAAACCAAAGAAGCATACAAAAATCTCGCTGAGGCAGTAGCCAGACAAGTGGCTATTAGAAATGCTTCAGATGCTAAGACTGAGGTTGTTGAAATTAAAGCATAA
- a CDS encoding NifU family protein, with product MQTELKNKIEFALDTIRPYLEADGGNVRIVELTEDMVLRIEMLGSCGSCPMSSMTLKAGVEDAIKRAIPEITKVEAINLTVA from the coding sequence ATGCAGACTGAACTAAAAAATAAAATAGAATTTGCTCTAGATACTATTCGCCCATATCTAGAAGCAGATGGAGGAAATGTAAGGATCGTAGAATTAACTGAAGATATGGTGCTCCGTATCGAAATGTTAGGTTCATGCGGCTCTTGCCCTATGTCCTCAATGACTCTTAAGGCTGGAGTAGAAGACGCCATCAAAAGAGCAATCCCAGAAATTACTAAGGTTGAGGCTATCAATTTGACTGTTGCCTAA
- a CDS encoding T9SS-dependent choice-of-anchor J family protein has product MKKGLRFYSKAIMLLTGAIFAFTPLFSQQFKVVDVTGQLEHSHSHLGKCAHVLIEEKQEKELGFFGTKEYFENWVDEKIEARKSNPQLNARTNEEVRLIPVVVHVIHSGTAEGVGANVPTSQILDQLRILNEDFRRMNQDAANTPAEFLPVAADANIEFILAKQDPNGLPTDGIVRMQGSKSSYDPNTDATLIGQLSQWNPEEYLNLYVTTLVSPYIGYGSFPISDLPGLNSPPTSSITDGVTIDYRFFGSVGNAVNSSKGRTATHEVGHYFGLRHIWGDGGCNVDDFVADTPNQDSSNNSCSTGISRESCGSTDMIQNFMDYTPDACMNLFTQGQVDRFNVVLENSPRRVTLINNRATKEPELLDLDLAISRIIEPTDFACGVTVSPQIEVLNAGNNRLTSGRVELRRNGSLLESKRFTFSIETGETAMLSFADFNLIPSGTNVEFTITQANDQSDENLSNNTKTSNPKLQQEVTLPYTADFSTFPGEFNVENPDEGMTWEVKNMSISGVSQPVASISNYNYEAPGELDYLISPLINLEEYPNAQLVFELAYANYDQSGFEDQLVVAISQDCGNTFDLASATYQKSGQSLETVDATLDEFVPTTGSQFRTEIVNLNAFKDLGTVRIAFINQNAFGNNLYIKNIRVLPNEQFRYKLEITELLSPTPILDGSQEVETVLLRNTGNLPISKFLFSRKTNGSAEQTFLASGASVEPGESFTLSGSNTTRAGKNVMNMKVSLPNFDQNGGNADSLRRYIIEDANTIEAPWRQNFNNSTSLNPEYQTINPENDGTAWEIVPISSGEGPNNVARLQNQVEGNSYWLGTSIFDLSDRRQASVFFDLAVGEVSNNTTLLVLASSNGGETYEVALEATGAELSTVSVGEANPNSPGDYARKYVNLTEFAGTNNTEVRLAFVIIAGSDNDTPVYIDNIELFKEANPSPVIPGEGMSILYPNPAQDIFNIAFNFAQFEDVNIQIISSSGMVVQELEFPKTLNQTYSFSTQMFSKGVFIIKITSDTVRETRRLIIN; this is encoded by the coding sequence ATGAAAAAAGGTTTACGGTTTTATTCAAAGGCCATCATGCTCCTTACAGGAGCTATTTTTGCATTCACCCCACTCTTTAGCCAGCAGTTTAAAGTCGTAGATGTAACTGGTCAATTAGAACACAGTCATTCTCATTTAGGGAAATGTGCTCATGTTTTGATTGAGGAGAAACAGGAAAAGGAACTTGGTTTCTTTGGAACCAAAGAATACTTTGAAAACTGGGTTGATGAAAAGATAGAGGCTCGTAAATCTAATCCTCAATTAAATGCCAGGACAAACGAAGAGGTTCGCTTAATACCTGTAGTTGTCCATGTTATCCATTCAGGAACAGCAGAGGGTGTTGGAGCAAACGTTCCAACCAGTCAAATCTTAGATCAACTCAGAATTCTAAATGAGGATTTCAGAAGGATGAATCAAGATGCTGCCAATACCCCAGCAGAATTTCTTCCTGTAGCTGCTGATGCTAATATTGAATTTATTTTAGCAAAACAGGACCCTAATGGACTTCCTACTGATGGAATCGTAAGAATGCAAGGGTCTAAATCTTCTTATGATCCAAATACAGACGCTACCCTCATAGGGCAGTTATCTCAATGGAATCCAGAAGAATATCTAAACCTGTATGTAACTACCTTGGTTAGCCCTTACATTGGTTATGGTTCATTCCCAATTTCAGACCTTCCTGGATTAAATTCGCCTCCAACTTCCTCTATAACAGATGGAGTTACCATTGATTACCGTTTTTTTGGTTCGGTTGGAAATGCTGTCAACTCATCTAAAGGAAGAACAGCTACCCATGAGGTTGGACATTATTTTGGCCTAAGACATATATGGGGAGATGGTGGATGTAACGTGGATGATTTTGTTGCCGATACTCCAAACCAAGACAGCTCAAATAATAGCTGTAGTACAGGCATTTCCAGAGAAAGCTGCGGATCTACAGATATGATCCAAAACTTTATGGACTATACTCCTGATGCCTGTATGAATTTATTTACTCAAGGTCAGGTGGATCGATTCAATGTGGTTTTAGAAAACAGCCCAAGAAGAGTTACCCTAATTAATAACAGAGCAACCAAAGAACCTGAATTATTAGATTTAGACCTGGCTATTTCCAGAATTATCGAACCTACAGATTTTGCTTGTGGAGTTACTGTAAGTCCACAGATTGAAGTTTTAAATGCTGGAAATAACAGATTGACTTCTGGCAGAGTGGAGTTGAGAAGAAATGGTAGTTTGCTAGAAAGTAAGAGATTCACATTTAGCATCGAAACTGGTGAAACGGCTATGTTGAGCTTTGCTGACTTTAATTTAATTCCATCCGGAACAAACGTAGAGTTCACCATTACTCAAGCAAATGACCAGAGTGATGAAAATCTTTCTAATAACACAAAAACCTCCAATCCAAAACTTCAACAGGAGGTTACGTTGCCATATACAGCTGACTTCTCGACTTTCCCAGGAGAATTTAATGTAGAAAATCCTGACGAAGGAATGACTTGGGAAGTCAAAAACATGAGCATCTCAGGGGTGAGTCAACCGGTGGCCAGTATCTCCAATTATAACTATGAGGCTCCTGGTGAATTGGATTATTTGATATCACCGCTAATCAATTTAGAAGAATACCCGAATGCACAACTGGTTTTTGAATTGGCTTATGCTAATTATGATCAATCGGGCTTTGAAGATCAATTAGTTGTAGCAATCTCTCAGGATTGTGGAAACACATTTGACCTCGCTTCAGCGACTTATCAAAAATCTGGACAAAGCTTGGAGACAGTGGATGCAACTCTTGATGAGTTTGTTCCGACCACAGGATCCCAATTCAGAACAGAAATTGTAAATCTCAATGCATTTAAAGATTTAGGAACAGTTAGAATTGCCTTTATCAATCAAAATGCTTTTGGAAATAACTTGTACATTAAAAACATCAGGGTATTACCTAATGAACAGTTCCGGTACAAACTAGAAATCACTGAATTGCTATCACCTACTCCTATTCTTGATGGAAGTCAGGAAGTAGAAACAGTGCTACTGAGAAATACTGGAAACCTTCCCATATCGAAGTTCTTATTTTCAAGAAAGACAAATGGAAGCGCTGAACAGACCTTCTTAGCTAGTGGTGCCTCCGTGGAACCTGGAGAAAGCTTTACTCTTTCGGGAAGTAATACTACCAGGGCAGGAAAAAATGTGATGAACATGAAGGTCAGCCTACCTAACTTTGATCAAAACGGTGGAAATGCAGATAGCCTTAGACGTTACATTATTGAAGATGCTAATACTATCGAAGCTCCATGGAGACAAAATTTCAATAATTCAACCAGTCTTAACCCTGAATATCAAACCATTAATCCTGAAAATGATGGCACTGCCTGGGAAATTGTACCTATCTCTAGCGGAGAAGGTCCGAATAATGTGGCTCGACTTCAAAATCAAGTAGAAGGCAATTCCTATTGGTTAGGTACTTCAATATTTGATTTAAGCGACCGCAGACAAGCCAGTGTCTTTTTTGATTTGGCAGTAGGTGAAGTGAGTAACAATACAACACTTCTTGTCCTTGCTAGCTCCAATGGAGGAGAAACTTATGAGGTAGCTCTGGAAGCCACAGGTGCAGAATTATCTACTGTTTCTGTAGGAGAAGCCAATCCAAATAGTCCTGGAGATTATGCAAGGAAATATGTGAACCTAACAGAGTTTGCAGGCACAAACAATACAGAGGTGCGATTGGCATTCGTAATCATTGCAGGAAGTGATAATGACACTCCTGTTTACATTGACAATATTGAGCTCTTTAAGGAAGCTAACCCAAGCCCTGTCATCCCAGGAGAAGGTATGTCGATCTTATACCCTAACCCTGCTCAGGATATTTTCAATATTGCCTTTAACTTCGCTCAATTTGAAGATGTCAATATTCAGATTATATCAAGTTCGGGAATGGTCGTTCAGGAATTGGAGTTCCCAAAAACTTTAAACCAGACCTATTCTTTCAGTACCCAGATGTTTTCAAAAGGTGTTTTCATTATTAAAATCACCAGCGATACTGTACGTGAAACCAGACGTTTAATCATTAATTAA